Within Candidatus Cloacimonadota bacterium, the genomic segment GTATGAAAATCCTTTTTATGAACTTTCAAATGCTCCGTAATATCTTTGATCCTCTGTGTAAGTAAAGCAACCTGAACTTCAGGTGAACCGGTATCAGAATCATGGAGTTTAAATTCTGCCATGATCGCCTCTTTGGCCTGTGTACTTAATGCCATGCATTTCCTCCTTTATTTTTTAGCAACTAATCCGTCTCCGTTAAAACTCCAACGGGACAAGCAAAACGAACAAAACTAATTAAAAATTAATTCCATTCTGTTCTGATTTCATCAGCTTTTTTATGATGATGCAACAGAAAAAATAGCGGTTTGTTTGTAAAGAATTTTTATCCGTTTATAAAACAAGGCAATAAATAATTTAATATTTTCTAATTTCTTATATTTTTATCCATTGGGCAACTTTTCTATTGACATTATAAACAGGGAACAACTATTTTACAACTTGAAAACAGGAGGTCTTATGAACAGAGTTTATTTTATTCTAATCATTCTTTTGTTTATTCATACAATTTCAGAAACCTGTACGATCGGAGTTGCATCCGGTTCCGTTACCACAGACGGACGACCCTTGATCTGGAAAAACCGTGATGTTTATACAAGTGTTTATGTTCATTATTGTGATACTCTATCTAATAAATTTATCGGTGTTGGTAATGAAAACAATGAATACATCTGGATGGGAGTCAATGAACATGGATTTGCGATCTTAA encodes:
- a CDS encoding 30S ribosomal protein S15 gives rise to the protein MALSTQAKEAIMAEFKLHDSDTGSPEVQVALLTQRIKDITEHLKVHKKDFHTRRGLFKLIGQRKRLLDYLMNKDIDRYRKIIKALGLRR